In the Deinococcus ficus genome, one interval contains:
- a CDS encoding exodeoxyribonuclease III yields the protein MTQSAGPDGLKVTTLNVNGLRSALRKGLHDWVQAAQPDVLLLQEVRADPMPDALADLGYAGAWFPAQKPGYSGVALLARHPLEDVRVGMPHDDMDREGRVVSAVVGGVRFVSVYLPSGSSGPERQGFKDRVLLDYQAWVSALLAEGTPTVIGGDYNIAHQNIDLKNWRSNAKNSGFLPHEREWLSAHLQAGLVDCHRDCLGEQAEYTWWSNRGNAYANNVGWRIDYLLASGVNLRGVCVDRDARLSDHAPLSGVVQRP from the coding sequence ATGACGCAGAGTGCTGGCCCGGACGGACTGAAGGTCACGACGCTGAACGTGAACGGCCTGCGCAGCGCGCTGCGCAAGGGCCTGCACGACTGGGTGCAGGCTGCGCAGCCGGACGTGCTGCTGCTGCAGGAGGTCCGCGCCGACCCGATGCCGGACGCCCTGGCGGACCTGGGGTACGCGGGCGCGTGGTTCCCGGCGCAGAAACCCGGCTACAGCGGCGTGGCGCTGCTGGCCCGGCACCCGCTGGAGGACGTGCGGGTGGGCATGCCGCACGACGACATGGACCGGGAGGGCCGGGTGGTGAGCGCGGTGGTGGGCGGCGTGCGGTTCGTGAGCGTGTACCTGCCCAGCGGCAGCAGCGGCCCGGAGCGGCAGGGCTTCAAGGACCGCGTGCTGCTGGACTACCAGGCGTGGGTCTCGGCCCTGCTGGCCGAGGGCACGCCCACCGTGATCGGTGGGGATTACAACATCGCGCACCAGAATATCGACCTGAAGAACTGGCGGTCCAACGCGAAGAACAGCGGGTTCCTGCCGCACGAGCGCGAGTGGCTGAGCGCGCACCTGCAGGCCGGGCTGGTGGACTGCCACCGCGACTGCCTGGGCGAGCAGGCCGAGTACACGTGGTGGAGTAACCGCGGGAACGCGTATGCGAACAACGTCGGCTGGCGCATCGATTACCTGCTGGCCAGCGGCGTGAACCTGCGCGGCGTGTGCGTGGACCGCGACGCGCGCCTGAGCGATCACGCGCCGCTGAGCGGCGTGGTGCAGCGCCCCTGA
- a CDS encoding class I SAM-dependent methyltransferase has protein sequence MSLADRDALLSRLAGVAWPAGPLLDALALLPEADVLDVGAGAGGLLRTLRERGHRGRLAGVDPSPGPGVQAGMAGALPFPDGAFDAALFVRSLSHVPDARGALREARRVLRPGGQLVLAVHGAGHLRALWQAAGEAASGPGPEVALLDLLRAEGFTAARQDVQAPVRLSRTQGTRLMELYGRAPQREEGRFQLEDALHLVVLTATP, from the coding sequence ATGAGTCTGGCGGACCGTGATGCGCTGCTCTCCCGGCTGGCAGGGGTCGCGTGGCCGGCGGGGCCGCTGCTGGACGCCCTGGCCCTGCTGCCAGAGGCGGACGTGCTGGATGTGGGCGCCGGGGCCGGGGGGCTGCTGCGGACCTTGCGGGAGCGGGGGCACCGGGGGCGACTGGCGGGGGTGGACCCTTCGCCCGGGCCCGGCGTGCAGGCCGGGATGGCGGGCGCCCTACCCTTCCCGGATGGGGCGTTCGACGCGGCGCTGTTCGTGCGGAGCCTGTCGCACGTGCCGGATGCCCGGGGGGCCCTGCGGGAGGCGCGGCGGGTGCTGCGGCCGGGCGGCCAGCTGGTCCTGGCGGTGCACGGCGCGGGTCACCTGCGGGCCCTGTGGCAGGCCGCGGGTGAGGCGGCTTCCGGACCGGGGCCAGAGGTGGCGCTGCTCGATCTGCTGCGCGCGGAGGGGTTCACGGCCGCTCGGCAGGACGTGCAGGCGCCGGTCAGGCTCTCCCGGACCCAGGGCACGCGGCTGATGGAGTTGTACGGCCGCGCGCCCCAGCGGGAAGAAGGGCGCTTCCAGCTGGAAGACGCCCTTCATCTGGTCGTGCTGACCGCCACGCCCTGA
- the accC gene encoding acetyl-CoA carboxylase biotin carboxylase subunit, translated as MFKKILIANRGEIALRVIRTAREMGIKTVVVYSTADEKSLPVLLADESVCVGPPASNQSYLNIPNILSAAMVTGAEAIHPGYGFMAENPEFARMCREHGIVFIGPTPENMDELGSKAGGRAVAAAANVPVVPGTGVLDTVEDALAAAKQIGYPVLLKASAGGGGRGQKVIHTQEELAKGFAQAQEEAKLYFSDPALIMEKFLTEFRHVEVQVMGDGQGKVIHIGERDCSIQRRNQKLIEEAPSTLPESLRQEILAAGVRLASSINYTGAGTLEFILDRDGNYYFMEMNTRIQVEHCVSEMISNLDLVRMQIEIAAGEGLKISQEDVVLTGHAIECRINAEDPDKDFRPSAGKIDEVHFAGGPGVRVDTHTYSGYSIPPNYDSLVGKLIVWHEDRDKAIHRMKRALEETVIQGPKTTIPLYIKIMDNPFYKRGAVMTNFLKTRMENKEG; from the coding sequence ATGTTCAAGAAGATCCTGATCGCCAACCGCGGCGAGATCGCGCTGCGCGTGATCCGCACGGCGCGTGAGATGGGCATCAAGACGGTCGTGGTGTACTCCACCGCCGACGAGAAAAGCCTCCCCGTGCTGCTCGCCGACGAGTCCGTGTGCGTGGGCCCGCCAGCGAGCAACCAGTCGTACCTGAACATCCCGAACATCCTCTCGGCCGCCATGGTCACCGGCGCCGAGGCCATCCACCCCGGGTACGGCTTCATGGCCGAAAACCCCGAGTTCGCGCGCATGTGCCGCGAGCACGGCATCGTGTTCATCGGCCCCACACCGGAAAACATGGACGAACTCGGCTCCAAGGCCGGCGGGCGGGCGGTGGCGGCCGCCGCGAACGTGCCGGTCGTGCCCGGCACCGGCGTGCTGGACACCGTCGAGGACGCCCTGGCCGCCGCCAAGCAGATCGGCTACCCGGTGCTGCTCAAGGCGTCCGCCGGCGGCGGCGGCCGCGGGCAGAAGGTCATCCACACCCAGGAAGAACTTGCCAAGGGCTTCGCGCAGGCGCAGGAAGAGGCGAAACTGTACTTCAGCGACCCCGCGCTGATCATGGAGAAATTCCTCACCGAGTTCCGGCACGTCGAAGTGCAGGTCATGGGCGACGGTCAGGGCAAGGTCATCCACATCGGCGAACGCGACTGCAGCATCCAGCGCCGCAACCAGAAACTCATCGAGGAAGCGCCCAGCACGCTCCCCGAGAGCCTGCGTCAGGAGATCCTGGCGGCCGGCGTGCGCCTGGCGAGCAGCATCAACTACACCGGCGCCGGCACCCTGGAATTCATCCTGGACCGCGACGGCAACTACTACTTCATGGAAATGAACACCCGCATCCAGGTGGAACACTGCGTCAGTGAAATGATCAGCAACCTGGACCTGGTGCGCATGCAGATCGAGATCGCCGCCGGCGAGGGCCTCAAGATCAGCCAGGAGGACGTGGTGCTGACCGGGCACGCCATCGAGTGCCGCATCAACGCCGAGGACCCCGACAAGGACTTCCGGCCCAGCGCCGGCAAGATCGACGAGGTGCACTTCGCGGGCGGCCCCGGCGTGCGCGTGGACACGCACACGTACAGCGGCTACAGCATCCCCCCGAACTACGACAGCCTGGTCGGGAAACTCATCGTGTGGCACGAGGACCGCGACAAGGCCATCCACCGCATGAAACGCGCCCTGGAAGAAACCGTCATCCAGGGCCCCAAGACCACCATCCCGCTGTACATCAAGATCATGGACAACCCCTTCTACAAACGGGGCGCGGTCATGACCAACTTCCTGAAAACCCGCATGGAGAACAAGGAAGGCTGA
- the accB gene encoding acetyl-CoA carboxylase biotin carboxyl carrier protein, with protein sequence MNPEDLKKILDALSLADVREFSLTTGSFAMDLKRGPQAFAAPVAPAPAGFAMPHLPAPTYAMPAPAAPSAPTPAPAAQSAPAAAAPATEKPAEAPAAPAPEAKPASKGTPVKAPIVGTFYSASSPDAPPYVKVGDHVTAGQVLCIIEAMKLMNEIEAETSGVIREISVQNAEPVEFGQTLFIIE encoded by the coding sequence ATGAATCCTGAAGACCTCAAGAAAATTCTCGACGCCCTGAGCCTGGCCGACGTGCGCGAGTTCAGCCTCACGACCGGCAGCTTCGCCATGGACCTCAAACGCGGCCCGCAGGCGTTCGCCGCCCCCGTCGCCCCGGCCCCGGCCGGGTTCGCCATGCCGCACCTCCCGGCGCCCACCTACGCCATGCCGGCCCCCGCCGCGCCCAGCGCGCCCACCCCGGCCCCCGCCGCCCAGAGCGCGCCTGCGGCCGCCGCGCCGGCCACCGAGAAGCCCGCCGAGGCCCCCGCCGCGCCCGCCCCCGAGGCGAAACCCGCCAGCAAGGGCACGCCGGTGAAGGCGCCCATCGTGGGGACCTTCTACTCCGCGAGCAGCCCGGACGCGCCCCCCTACGTGAAGGTCGGGGACCACGTCACGGCCGGGCAGGTGCTGTGCATCATCGAAGCGATGAAACTGATGAACGAGATCGAGGCCGAGACCTCCGGCGTGATCCGCGAGATCAGCGTGCAGAACGCCGAACCGGTCGAGTTCGGGCAGACGCTGTTCATCATCGAGTGA
- the efp gene encoding elongation factor P, producing the protein MISVTELRNGTKVEMDGGLWECLDYSHLKMGRGGAKVVTKFRNMETGSIVDRTFNSGEKLQDIYVEGKKMQYLYPDGDDYVFMDLETFDQIHLGKTLVGDAAKFMKENTEVEVAMFGDKALSITLPNQVILKIVETDPGVRGDTVSGGTKPAKLETGAVVQVPLFVEQDTNVKVDTRTGQYLSRA; encoded by the coding sequence ATGATCAGTGTGACTGAACTGCGCAACGGCACGAAAGTGGAGATGGACGGCGGCCTGTGGGAGTGCCTGGATTACTCGCACCTGAAGATGGGCCGCGGCGGCGCGAAGGTCGTCACGAAGTTCCGGAACATGGAAACCGGCAGCATCGTGGACCGCACCTTCAACAGCGGTGAAAAGCTGCAGGACATCTACGTCGAGGGCAAGAAGATGCAGTACCTGTACCCCGACGGCGACGACTACGTGTTCATGGACCTGGAGACCTTCGATCAGATTCACCTGGGCAAGACCCTGGTCGGCGACGCCGCGAAGTTCATGAAGGAGAACACCGAGGTGGAAGTCGCCATGTTCGGCGACAAGGCCCTGAGCATCACCCTGCCCAACCAGGTGATCCTGAAGATCGTGGAAACCGACCCCGGCGTCCGCGGCGACACCGTGTCCGGCGGCACCAAGCCCGCCAAGCTGGAGACGGGCGCCGTGGTGCAGGTGCCGCTGTTCGTGGAGCAGGACACCAACGTCAAGGTGGACACCCGCACCGGGCAGTACCTCAGCCGCGCCTGA
- a CDS encoding 50S ribosomal protein L25/general stress protein Ctc, with product MELTAQPRTSQQKLAEGMIPAVAYNKEKNVSFALDRKAFDRAFRQQSTTGLFDITIEGGETFPALVKTVQMDKRKRAPIHVDFYMVTYGQPVEVHVPVHTSGKSQGEIEGGLVDIVVHALNIVAPGPRRIPSELTVDVTKLGIGDHVTAGDIKLPEGCTLAVAPDLVVVSVLPPRLTEEQLEAEAQAAQVAGMVASGELSEEAAEAVLEGGASVEEAKAASDEALTSGPEKAAGEGSDDAISESGEEK from the coding sequence ATGGAACTGACCGCCCAACCCCGCACCAGCCAGCAGAAACTGGCCGAAGGCATGATCCCCGCCGTCGCCTACAACAAGGAAAAGAACGTGTCCTTCGCCCTGGACCGCAAGGCCTTTGACCGCGCCTTCCGCCAGCAGAGCACCACGGGCCTGTTCGACATCACCATCGAAGGCGGCGAGACCTTCCCCGCCCTGGTGAAGACCGTGCAGATGGACAAGCGCAAGCGCGCCCCCATCCACGTCGACTTCTACATGGTCACCTACGGCCAGCCCGTCGAAGTGCACGTCCCCGTGCACACCAGCGGCAAGAGCCAGGGTGAAATCGAAGGCGGCCTGGTGGACATCGTCGTGCACGCCCTGAACATCGTCGCCCCCGGCCCCCGCCGCATCCCCAGCGAACTGACCGTGGACGTCACCAAGCTCGGCATCGGCGACCACGTCACCGCCGGCGACATCAAGCTGCCCGAAGGCTGCACCCTGGCCGTGGCGCCCGACCTGGTGGTCGTCAGCGTCCTGCCGCCCCGCCTGACCGAAGAGCAGCTGGAAGCCGAAGCGCAGGCCGCCCAGGTGGCCGGCATGGTCGCCAGCGGCGAACTCAGCGAGGAAGCCGCCGAGGCTGTCCTGGAAGGCGGCGCCAGCGTCGAGGAAGCCAAGGCGGCCTCCGACGAGGCCCTCACCAGCGGTCCCGAGAAGGCCGCCGGCGAAGGCAGCGACGACGCCATCAGCGAGAGCGGCGAAGAGAAGTAA
- a CDS encoding aminopeptidase — MRRGTWGRRLGGVLLGAALLAGLSGCGEVSYLAQAAAGQLDLLVRARGVADVLADPGTPAVTRRKLELVRDVRAFAVAPAAQGGLGLPDHGSFVKYVDVGRPYVVWNVFSAPEFSVQLSTQCFPVAGCVAYRGYFSEAAARAEGRARAATGQDVLVGGVSAYSTLGYLKDPVLSTMLAYPDATLIRTVIHELAHPAVYVKDDTVFNESYATAVEEEGMRRWLAARGTPELREQDRLAQARAQDFNALLLSARGELEALYAQALPPETMRARKAGLLADLNARYARLKEERWDGYAGYDGWFARGVNNAALGSVAAYAALVPEFQAVLARVDGDVPAFLRVVQGCAARPAAERVACLREAARA; from the coding sequence ATGAGACGCGGGACGTGGGGGCGCCGGCTGGGCGGGGTGCTGCTGGGCGCGGCGCTGCTGGCCGGGCTGAGCGGGTGCGGGGAGGTGTCGTACCTGGCGCAGGCGGCGGCGGGGCAGCTGGACCTGCTGGTGCGGGCGCGCGGCGTGGCGGACGTGCTCGCGGACCCGGGCACGCCGGCGGTCACGCGACGGAAGCTGGAACTGGTGCGGGACGTGCGGGCGTTCGCGGTGGCGCCGGCCGCGCAGGGCGGGCTGGGCCTGCCGGACCACGGGTCTTTTGTGAAGTACGTGGATGTGGGGCGGCCGTACGTGGTGTGGAACGTCTTTTCCGCGCCGGAATTCAGCGTGCAGCTCAGCACGCAGTGTTTTCCGGTGGCGGGCTGCGTGGCGTACCGCGGGTACTTCAGCGAGGCGGCGGCCCGCGCAGAGGGCCGCGCCCGGGCCGCGACGGGGCAGGACGTGCTGGTGGGCGGCGTGAGCGCGTACAGCACGCTGGGGTACCTGAAGGACCCGGTGCTGTCCACCATGCTGGCCTACCCGGACGCCACGCTGATCCGCACGGTGATTCACGAGCTGGCGCACCCGGCCGTGTACGTGAAGGACGACACGGTGTTCAACGAGTCGTACGCCACGGCGGTGGAGGAGGAGGGCATGCGGCGCTGGCTGGCGGCGCGGGGCACGCCGGAACTGCGGGAGCAGGACCGGCTGGCGCAGGCGCGCGCGCAGGACTTCAACGCGCTGCTGCTCTCGGCGCGCGGGGAGCTGGAGGCTCTGTACGCGCAGGCGCTGCCGCCGGAGACGATGCGGGCGCGCAAGGCCGGCCTTCTCGCGGACCTGAACGCCCGGTACGCCCGGCTGAAGGAGGAACGCTGGGACGGGTACGCCGGGTACGACGGCTGGTTCGCGCGGGGCGTGAACAACGCGGCGCTGGGGTCGGTGGCGGCGTACGCGGCGCTGGTTCCGGAATTCCAGGCGGTGCTGGCCCGGGTGGACGGGGACGTGCCGGCCTTCCTGCGCGTGGTACAGGGCTGCGCGGCCCGCCCGGCGGCGGAGCGCGTGGCCTGCCTGCGGGAGGCGGCCCGGGCATGA
- a CDS encoding cupin domain-containing protein, whose amino-acid sequence MDRLPLGLNGTVPNHPRLPVLVARAALPDRTPVQIETHLAHRGWTRAWRNGIHAFHHYHSTAHEVLVIARGQVRVTVGGEGGPPLDLHAGDVLVLPAGTAHRNDGSSADLLVIGAYAGGRDWDLCRPEDTDLEGARARIAQVPDWDTAPVDDPEGG is encoded by the coding sequence ATGGACCGCCTGCCCCTCGGCCTGAACGGAACCGTGCCGAACCATCCGCGCCTCCCGGTGCTCGTCGCCCGCGCCGCCCTGCCGGACCGCACGCCCGTGCAGATCGAAACGCACCTCGCGCACCGCGGCTGGACCCGGGCCTGGCGCAACGGCATCCACGCCTTTCACCACTACCACTCCACCGCGCACGAGGTGCTGGTGATTGCCCGGGGGCAGGTGCGCGTCACCGTGGGCGGCGAAGGCGGCCCACCGCTGGACCTGCACGCCGGGGACGTCCTGGTGCTCCCGGCCGGCACGGCGCACCGCAACGACGGCAGCAGCGCCGACCTGCTCGTCATCGGCGCCTACGCCGGCGGCCGCGACTGGGACCTGTGCCGCCCGGAAGACACCGACCTCGAAGGCGCCCGCGCACGGATCGCGCAGGTGCCTGACTGGGACACCGCCCCCGTCGACGACCCGGAAGGCGGCTGA
- a CDS encoding HD domain-containing protein yields MLSAALPFLLTADRLKRVTRQNTLHDGSRPENAAEHAWHAALMALVLAEYAPPGTNTAHVVDLLLAHDLVEIEAGDRLILDAPGTEDRREARAARPLFGSPPTPLNADLHALWTEFDAGITPEATFARQLDALAPALLSWGDGGAGRALWGPPSDAYRAVKRRTLTHPAPYAAFHTWMVRAGAPDDPTVSTPTERLSRQLAFLTECDRLKGVRRTTYLHDGSRPENSAEHSWHLALMALLGGLPPGTDRSRVTALLLVHDLVEIHAGDTHFDATPEALARQADQEAQAARTLFGRLPADQAASLRGLWEEFEAQRTPDARYARALDALQPMLLTWGPGGRGCTDRHPELTAERLLALKRPRLEAYPDLWALAQQVVTDAVRAGLLPTAPVTAGMKLRLSP; encoded by the coding sequence ATGCTGAGCGCCGCCCTGCCCTTCCTCCTGACCGCCGACCGCCTGAAACGCGTGACCCGCCAGAACACCCTGCACGACGGCAGCCGCCCGGAGAACGCCGCGGAACACGCCTGGCACGCCGCGCTGATGGCCCTGGTGCTCGCGGAGTACGCCCCACCCGGCACCAACACCGCCCACGTGGTGGACCTGCTGCTCGCCCATGACCTCGTGGAGATCGAAGCAGGGGACCGCCTCATCCTGGACGCCCCCGGGACCGAGGACCGCCGGGAGGCGCGGGCCGCCCGGCCGCTGTTCGGCTCCCCACCCACCCCCCTGAACGCCGACCTGCATGCCCTATGGACGGAGTTCGACGCAGGCATCACCCCGGAGGCCACCTTCGCCCGGCAACTGGACGCCCTGGCCCCCGCGCTCCTCAGCTGGGGGGACGGCGGAGCCGGACGGGCCCTGTGGGGTCCGCCCAGCGACGCATACCGCGCCGTGAAGCGCCGGACCCTGACCCACCCCGCGCCCTATGCCGCCTTTCACACCTGGATGGTCCGTGCAGGGGCACCCGACGATCCCACCGTGAGCACCCCGACGGAGCGCCTGTCGCGGCAACTGGCGTTCCTGACCGAATGCGACCGCCTGAAGGGCGTGCGGCGGACCACGTACCTGCATGATGGCAGCCGGCCGGAGAACAGCGCCGAGCACTCCTGGCACCTGGCCCTGATGGCCCTGCTGGGCGGCCTCCCGCCGGGCACGGACCGGTCGCGCGTGACCGCGCTGCTGCTCGTGCATGACCTCGTCGAGATTCACGCCGGGGACACGCATTTCGACGCCACGCCCGAGGCGCTGGCCCGGCAGGCGGATCAGGAGGCGCAGGCCGCCCGCACCCTCTTCGGCCGGCTGCCCGCCGATCAGGCCGCGTCCCTGCGGGGCCTCTGGGAGGAATTCGAGGCGCAGCGCACCCCGGACGCCCGGTACGCCCGCGCGCTGGACGCCCTGCAGCCCATGCTGCTCACCTGGGGGCCCGGCGGGCGCGGCTGCACCGACCGCCACCCGGAACTCACCGCGGAACGGCTCCTGGCGCTGAAACGGCCCCGCCTGGAGGCGTACCCTGACCTCTGGGCGCTGGCGCAGCAGGTCGTGACTGACGCAGTGAGGGCCGGCCTTCTGCCCACGGCACCGGTCACGGCCGGCATGAAGCTCCGCTTGAGCCCCTGA
- a CDS encoding acyl-CoA thioesterase, whose product MTNDSTVPAPRSRARMLELVFPKDTNYHGTAFGGWVLSLMDKAASVAAVRHAGGNVVTARMDGVDFHTPIRVGDAVALDAQVVKVGRSSMTIRVDVYREHMASGEQQLATSGFFVFVALDDEGRTRPVPPLPEADEAVDKHVHARP is encoded by the coding sequence ATGACGAATGACAGTACGGTTCCCGCCCCGCGCAGCCGCGCCCGCATGCTGGAACTGGTGTTCCCCAAGGACACGAACTATCACGGCACCGCCTTCGGGGGCTGGGTGCTTTCCCTGATGGACAAGGCCGCCAGTGTCGCCGCGGTGCGGCACGCCGGGGGAAACGTGGTGACGGCCCGCATGGACGGCGTGGACTTCCACACCCCGATCCGCGTGGGGGACGCCGTGGCGCTGGACGCTCAGGTGGTGAAGGTAGGCCGCAGCAGCATGACCATCCGCGTGGACGTGTACCGCGAGCACATGGCGTCCGGGGAGCAGCAGCTGGCGACCAGCGGGTTTTTCGTGTTCGTGGCGCTGGACGATGAGGGCCGGACCCGCCCGGTGCCGCCGCTGCCGGAAGCGGACGAGGCCGTGGACAAGCACGTGCACGCCCGCCCATGA
- a CDS encoding histidine phosphatase family protein — protein sequence MTGADLHLTLVRHGATAWNDGGRWQGTTDNPLAASGEAQASALAPRFRGQTFELAFSSDLTRAVQTAELVLPGHPLILDPRLREIHFGQFEGLKVPEMQRHPEYPVWQADPWRVGPPGGESLAEVAARLRAWVEDLSGGRVIAFSHSVAIRTLLVDLFGWPLIPQPDYPVPYAFRLGHAGVVDLRRVGGHWTLHV from the coding sequence ATGACCGGCGCGGACCTGCACCTGACGCTGGTGCGGCACGGCGCGACCGCCTGGAACGACGGGGGGCGCTGGCAGGGAACGACCGATAACCCCCTGGCGGCCAGCGGGGAGGCGCAGGCGAGCGCCCTCGCGCCGCGCTTCAGGGGGCAGACCTTCGAGCTGGCGTTCAGCAGCGACCTGACCCGCGCCGTGCAGACCGCCGAACTGGTGCTGCCCGGCCATCCGCTGATCCTGGACCCGCGGCTGCGGGAGATTCACTTCGGGCAGTTCGAGGGCCTGAAGGTGCCCGAGATGCAGCGCCACCCGGAGTACCCGGTCTGGCAGGCGGACCCCTGGCGGGTCGGCCCGCCCGGCGGGGAGAGCCTCGCGGAGGTCGCGGCGCGGCTGCGTGCCTGGGTGGAGGACCTGAGTGGCGGCCGGGTGATCGCGTTCAGTCACTCGGTGGCGATCCGCACCCTGCTGGTGGACCTGTTCGGCTGGCCGCTGATCCCGCAGCCGGACTACCCGGTGCCGTACGCGTTCCGGCTGGGGCACGCGGGCGTGGTGGACCTGCGCCGGGTGGGCGGGCACTGGACGCTGCACGTCTAG
- a CDS encoding HD domain-containing protein yields MKAASPPDPTPAALTGPLLAPLLALDPRLPDVWTWVHATMTPDAAHDDAHLVRVARWTLTCAPGLSPALAVAAALTHDVINLPKNHPDRAHASTRAAQATEAALPGLGFTPDDAHEVALAVRDHSFSRGATPETPLGKALQDADRLDALGALGVLRVAAVGGRMERALLHPLDPWAEDRPADDQTFTVDHFFTKLLTLHQTFQTPPGREEARRRTEFMHRFLRELGGELGLPYSN; encoded by the coding sequence GTGAAGGCCGCCTCTCCCCCCGACCCCACCCCAGCGGCGCTCACCGGGCCGCTCCTCGCGCCCCTGCTCGCCCTGGACCCCCGCCTCCCGGACGTGTGGACCTGGGTGCACGCGACCATGACGCCCGACGCCGCGCACGACGACGCCCACCTCGTGCGCGTGGCCCGCTGGACGCTGACCTGCGCCCCCGGCCTCTCCCCCGCCCTGGCCGTGGCGGCCGCGCTCACGCACGACGTCATCAACCTGCCCAAGAACCACCCGGACCGCGCGCACGCCAGCACCCGGGCCGCCCAGGCCACCGAGGCCGCCCTGCCCGGCCTGGGCTTCACGCCCGACGACGCGCACGAGGTCGCCCTGGCCGTGCGCGACCACAGCTTCTCCCGCGGCGCCACGCCCGAAACGCCCCTGGGCAAGGCCCTGCAGGACGCCGACCGGCTCGACGCCCTGGGCGCGCTGGGCGTCCTGCGGGTCGCGGCGGTCGGGGGCCGCATGGAACGCGCTCTGCTGCACCCCCTGGACCCCTGGGCCGAGGACCGCCCCGCCGACGACCAGACCTTCACCGTGGACCACTTCTTCACCAAGCTGCTCACCCTGCACCAGACCTTCCAGACGCCCCCCGGGCGCGAGGAAGCGCGGCGCCGCACCGAGTTCATGCACCGCTTCCTGAGGGAACTCGGCGGCGAACTCGGCCTGCCGTACAGCAACTGA
- a CDS encoding response regulator: MSGGPGRLPVLVVDDSAGTLTYLQRLLAPHVDVQLARTAPEALQVLSPGTALVVTDLHMPGPSGLELTAELRRRAPDVPVVMMTGVVDEFVQQEAAAAGARDVLRKPVTAAKLYPLLREYLGLTDLEVPPLEDDDLPPATTTHHPAMDLPGLLSGVRALGGVQAVTYYAADGARTVSSVGAPLPAELAGFVHAAGEAARGGAPFLGAAGGVRAVQVEYLDRVLLVVPVGDGLLAALTRDAASASTVKAWLRSAQFTLG, from the coding sequence ATGAGCGGTGGGCCCGGTCGCCTTCCAGTGCTGGTCGTGGACGACAGCGCCGGCACCCTGACGTACCTGCAGCGCCTGCTGGCCCCCCACGTGGACGTGCAGCTCGCCCGCACCGCGCCCGAGGCCTTACAGGTGCTCTCGCCCGGCACCGCCCTGGTGGTCACGGACCTGCACATGCCCGGCCCGAGCGGCCTGGAACTCACGGCCGAGCTGCGTCGCCGCGCGCCGGACGTGCCGGTCGTGATGATGACGGGCGTGGTGGACGAGTTCGTGCAGCAGGAGGCCGCCGCGGCCGGCGCGCGCGACGTGCTGCGCAAGCCCGTCACGGCCGCGAAACTGTACCCGTTGCTGCGCGAGTACCTGGGGCTCACGGACCTGGAGGTGCCCCCGCTCGAGGACGACGACCTGCCGCCCGCGACCACCACGCACCACCCGGCCATGGACCTGCCGGGCCTGCTGAGCGGCGTGCGGGCGCTGGGGGGTGTGCAGGCGGTCACGTACTACGCCGCGGACGGGGCGCGCACGGTATCCAGCGTGGGCGCGCCCCTCCCGGCGGAACTGGCCGGGTTCGTGCACGCCGCCGGCGAGGCTGCACGGGGCGGGGCGCCTTTCCTGGGCGCGGCGGGTGGGGTGCGGGCCGTGCAGGTGGAGTACCTGGACCGTGTGCTGCTGGTCGTGCCGGTCGGGGACGGGCTGCTGGCGGCCCTGACGCGCGACGCGGCGAGCGCCAGCACCGTGAAGGCCTGGCTGCGCTCGGCGCAGTTCACGCTGGGCTGA